The genome window CATCGTGATGGGCTACCTGTTCGTGCGGCGACAGCTGCACGCCGAGGTGCCGATGCTCGACATGGCGCTGTTCCGCCGGGGCTCCTTCTCTGGTGCGATCCTGGTGAACCTGCTGAGCGTCGTGGCGCTCGTGGGCTTCCTCTACTTCGTGTCGCAGCACCTCCAGCTGGTCCTCGGCCTGTCGCCGATGACGGCCGGCGCAGCACTCGTGCCCGGGATGATCGCGATGATCGTTGCCGGACTCTCGGTGGTGCCTGTCTCGCGTCGGGTGCGTCCGCACATCCTGGTGCCGGCAGGGCTCGTCTTCTCCCTCGCCGGATACCTGCTCGTCGCGTTCACGACCTCCGATCACGGTGTCGCACCGCTGATCATCGCCTTCGTGGTGCTCGGCATCGGCATCGGCGCGGCCGAGACCATCTCGAACGAGCTCATCCTCTCCTCGGCGCCAGCCGAGAAGGCGGGGGCCGCGAGCGCGGTGTCCGAGACGGCCTATGAGCTCGGCGCTGTGCTCGGCACAGCCGTGCTCGGCGGCCTGATCACCGCGTTCTACCGCGGAGCGCTGATCATTCCGCCAGGAATTCCCGCAGATGCGGCGCACGCGGCGAAGGAGACGCTCGCCGGCGCCTACACCGCCGCCCAGGAGCTGCCGTCACAGCTCGGCGACGCGCTCTGGGATGCCGCATCCTCAGCCTTCGGCTCAGGCGTCCTGGTGACCTCGCTCATCGGTGCGGGGCTCGTCGTGCTGGCAGGCCTGATCGCGGCCGTCACACTGCGCAAGACCCCCTCGCACTGACCAGTACGCTGGGAGCACCGGCCCGCTCGGCATCCGTCCGAGGGCGGGCCGGTTCATCCCGATGCAAGGAGTGTCATGTCGCGTGTCGTGAAGCTGGCCGTCATCCCCGGTGATGGAATCGGCCCCGAGGTCGTCGCCGAAGCGGAGAAGGTCCTCGATGCGGTCACCGCAGAGAGCGATGTGACGTTCGACAAGACCCGCTTCTCGCTCGGTGCCGCTCGGTATCTCGAGACGGGCGACACCCTCACCGACGACGACCTCCGGGCGATCTCGGAGCACGACGCGATCCTGCTCGGAGCGGTCGGGGGCACGCCCGGCGACCCCCGGCTCAAGGACGCCAACATCGAGCGCGGGCTGCTGCTCAAGCTCCGTTTCACGCTCGACCACTACGTGAACCTGCGTCCGTCGAAGCTCTTCACCGGGGCCGCGGGACCGCTCGCGAACCCGGGAGACATCGATTTCGTCGTCGTCCGAGAGGGCACTGAGGGCCCCTACGTCGGCAACGGCGGCGCGATCCGCAAGGGCACTCCGCACGAGGTCGCGAACGAGACCTCGGTCAACACCGCCTTCGGCGTCGAGCGGGTCGTGCGATACGCCTTCGACCTCGCCGAGCGGCGCGGCAAGAAGGTCACGCTCGTGCACAAGACCAACGTGCTCGTGCACGCGGGTGCGATCTGGCAGCGCATCGTGAACGAGGTCGCGTCCGAGCACCCCGACGTCGCGGTCGACTACCTGCACGTCGATGCGGCGACCATCTTCCTGGTCACCGATCCCTCTCGTTTCGACGTTATCGTCACGGACAACCTGTTCGGCGACATCCTCACCGACCTCGCGGGAGCGGTCACCGGCGGAATCGGACTCGCGGCCTCGGGGAACATCAACCCCGACGGCGC of Microbacterium sp. LWH13-1.2 contains these proteins:
- a CDS encoding MFS transporter, giving the protein MTRTASIPTTATDAPRVGARGWAALVVLMLPVLLVSVDNTVLSFALPEISIALAPTGAEQLWIIDVYPLVLAGLLVTMGTLGDRFGRRRMLLIGATGFAAVSALAAFAPTAGLLIAARALLGFFGAMLMPSTLSLLRSIFQNRDQRRLAIAVWASAFSAGSALGPIVGGFLLEHFDWGSVFLIAVPVLIPLLVAAPLLVPESRDPNPGRIDIVSIVLSMAAMIPVVYAIKSLAVEGPSLTAGAWALLGIVMGYLFVRRQLHAEVPMLDMALFRRGSFSGAILVNLLSVVALVGFLYFVSQHLQLVLGLSPMTAGAALVPGMIAMIVAGLSVVPVSRRVRPHILVPAGLVFSLAGYLLVAFTTSDHGVAPLIIAFVVLGIGIGAAETISNELILSSAPAEKAGAASAVSETAYELGAVLGTAVLGGLITAFYRGALIIPPGIPADAAHAAKETLAGAYTAAQELPSQLGDALWDAASSAFGSGVLVTSLIGAGLVVLAGLIAAVTLRKTPSH
- a CDS encoding 3-isopropylmalate dehydrogenase encodes the protein MSRVVKLAVIPGDGIGPEVVAEAEKVLDAVTAESDVTFDKTRFSLGAARYLETGDTLTDDDLRAISEHDAILLGAVGGTPGDPRLKDANIERGLLLKLRFTLDHYVNLRPSKLFTGAAGPLANPGDIDFVVVREGTEGPYVGNGGAIRKGTPHEVANETSVNTAFGVERVVRYAFDLAERRGKKVTLVHKTNVLVHAGAIWQRIVNEVASEHPDVAVDYLHVDAATIFLVTDPSRFDVIVTDNLFGDILTDLAGAVTGGIGLAASGNINPDGAFPSMFEPVHGSAPDIAGQQKADPTAAILSVALLLDHLGFAAEAARVSAAVESDIASRAGARTTAEVGSAITALL